The Candidatus Bathyarchaeota archaeon sequence CATTTAGAGCCATACGACAAAGCCCACGCAATGATTGTAGCCAAATTTTAAACGTTAAAAGAAATATATGTACGTTTGGATACTGTAATAATCTTCTAGAATAAAAGCTAACTTTATATGAAACGCTGACAAATTTTTCTTGTTTAGGGAGAAGCGCTTGAGTAGAAAGGAAATTTTAGAAGAAGCAGAGTCAATTCTTGAAAAGGCCGGATTTAACATATCAAACAGATGCTGCTCTAGGCCAAGCTGCTTCGACTTTGCAGCTAGAAAAGAGAATCTACTGACATTCGTCAAGGTTCACGTAAATATTGGAAGCGCCTCTCTGAAAGATGCCTCCGAACTACTAGTAATAACCGAAAACTTCAATGCAGCCCCGCTTTTAATAGGAGAGAAAAACCGTGACAAACCCCTCGAAGACGACACCGTATATTCGCGATACAACATTTACGCGGTGAATGCAAAAACTCTAAGAGATGTTGTTTTAAACGGATTACATCCACTCGTTGAAGCCGGACCGGGCGGATACTACGTGCAAATTAACGGTGAACTTATAAGACAAAGAAGGCAGAAACTCGGCTTGTCAATAGGTAAACTTGCGGAGATGATAGGAGTATCAAGAAGAACTCTTTATGGATATGAAAATGAAATGGCAAAAGCGTCAGTTTCAACAGCGTATGCCTTAGAGTGGATACTTGGAGCCCCAGTAGTTGAGCCGATAAACATATTCAAACCGCCCACGGGGAAGAAAAGTTTTCTAGCAGCCGCCAAGAGAATAATTTCAGAGCACTGCTTTCTGAAAAAAATCTTCAAGAAATTCACCCAATTCAATTTTAAAATTACACAGGTGAAGAGGGCGCCTTTCGATTTCATAGCAAGTGTTCCGAGGGAAAACATGAAAATTCTGGGGGGAGTATCATTGGGCAAAGAAACCAGAATAGAACGGAGAGCTGAGGAAATAATCAGCGTAAGCAAAGTGGCGGACGCCCAGCCGATTTTTATAACTGGGGATAACAACTCATTAAGCAATAAAATACCTGCATTTAACCCTAAAGAACTTGAAAAAATAGAAAATCCAGACGATTTTCTCTCAGTTTTGTGACAAACTAGAAAAGTTTCTCTTGTTTGGATTTGGCCTCACTTTTCAATCTTTTAGCTGGTTTCCAGCTTTTTCTAACAAAATCTGGATAAGCTCCATATTTTTTGATGCATTTTTCAAGGAACTCTACAGTTTTCGGATCTGTAATGTATCCGCATCCAACTTCGCCGTACTCCCTTTTTATTTTCTCTATTGCCTTATCCCTTTCAACTTTGGCTATTATTGAAGCCGCCGAAACTATGGGATATTTTTTGTCCGCCTTATGTTCGGAGATTATGTTAACTTTAAATTTGAGGCGTTCAAGTATGTGCTGTTTAAACCTTTCAGCCAACGTGTCGGAAGCGTCTACATAGGCTATGTCCGGCCTCAATTCCTCTATAACTTTAGCCATAGCGTGGGCCTCAAGCCTATTCAACTTATGAAGTTTCCTACCAAAATTCACTACCCTGTCAATTTCAGAAGGAGAAAGCTTAATAACATGCCATTTTAAAGCTGTTCTCTTGATTTCTTCAGCTAACTTTTCCCTTCTTTTAGGAGAGAGAAGCTTAGAATCTTTAACTCTTAAATTAACTAATTTCTGTAAGTCTTCTTTTCTCATCAGTACTCCTGCTATTACCAGAGGCCCTAAGACTGAACCTCTTCCAGCATCGTCAACCCCTGCCACAAGCATGTTTTTAACCTTCAGATTCAGCCTTTCCCCTCAAAACTATGAGTATTCTTTCGGTAATAAGTTTGTGCAGCGTGCTTCTGTTTTCAAGAGTTACCTCGAAAATTTCTGAGTCTTCCCTATTCTTCAAGTAGTTTATAAGTTGATGTCTCGCCCTAGAATGGACGGTTCCAATTACGGGTTTGTTACTTTCTAGCGCATTTTTTACTGCCTCTATGAAAGCTTGGGAGTATAGTTCCATTGGTCCAATTTCATCTATGGTGATAACGTCGGCTTTCCTTAAAGCTTCCAATATTGCCTTAACTCCAACAGAGTTTAAGTCCTCGAGGTTCACCCTGTACTTCCCTACTTTGGGGCCGACAGGCTGATTCACATGTGCAAGCCAACCTTTCCTGCCAGTTGTTAGGTCTAAAATTTCAAAGCCTACTCTTGATCCTCCTTTGCGGGCTTCCCTGCTTAGCATTCCTCCGACAATGTAATTTTTAGCCTTTAAGTCCTCGACAACCCGAAGTAAAACGGTGGTTTTTCCAACTCCGGGTCTACCAGTAACGAAGAAAACTCTTTTCAACTAACTCTCCCATACTATTTGTCTAATGTTTAAATGATTTAACTCTTTAAAATGGTTGAAAGGACTTGACAAGAGAAACTGTAAAATTGTCATTTGATTTTCCCACAGTGTGGATTAACGAAGGAAAAGTCAGAGTGCTTGTTCCTAAACTTGAGGCTTTTGTGGAAAAGCCTGGAGATTACGCTCCTTCTAAGGCTCCAGTTTTTTATAATCCAGTTATGGAGATGAATCGTGATTTTGCAGTAATCGCCTTACAAGTTTATCAGAAAGAGGTTGGAAGAGGCCTTCATGTTTGTGAGCCTCTTGCCGGATGCGGCGTCAGAGGAATTCGCTTCGCAGTTGAAGTTGAAGGTGTAGAGAGGGTTATTTTAAATGATATAAATCCGAAGGCATTTGAACTCATAAAATTTAACGTCAAAGAAAATAGGCTTGAAGACAAAGTTATAGTCCAAAACGTGGATGCTAACTTTCTGCTCAGCAGTTATGCGGCTCCAAAGAAAAGGTTTGATTACATAGATATAGACCCCTTTGGCTCTCCAGCCCCTTACATAGATAGTTCGGTTAGGGCTCTCAGAAGCGGAGGCCTCCTCGCCCTAACTTCAACAGATTTAGCACCGCTTTGCGGCGTTCACCCTAAAGCTTGTATACGAAAGTATGGGGCTAGACCGCTTAGAACCGAGTACTGCCAAGAACTTGCAGTAAGAATACTGTTAGGCAGCCTAGCTAAAACCGCAGCAAAACATGACGTCGGAATAAAACCAGTTTTCAGCTATTACGCCAACCATTATGTTCGAGTATACGCCAGAATGTTCCACGGAGCAAGAAAAGCTGATAAATCACTCAAAGAAGTAGGCTACGTTTACCATTGCTTCAAATGTTTCCACCGAGAAACAGCTAAGGGGCTTTTCAATCTAGAAAAGAAGAAATGTCCAAAATGCGGAGAAAAAATGAGCGTGGCTGGTTCACTCTGGATAGGAAAACTTGTAGATAAAGAGTACTGTGAAAAGTTAGTTGAAGAACTTAGCAAAAGAAGAGAGCTTAAAAATGGAAAAAGGATGAGGAAAATTCTAAACTTAATCATTGAAGAAGTTGACGGCCCTCCAACTTACTTTGATGTTGGAGAAATTTCCGACAAATTTGGATGCTTAACTCCGTCGCCGAGAAAAGTTGTTGCCAAACTTCATAAGGAAAGATTCTTTGCATCCTTAACCCATTTTAAAAGCACCGGAATAAGAACTGATGCTCCTTCTGAAAGAGTAATTGAAATAATTAAAGAATTGGGGTAAAGTCTAGTCAAGAATTTTCTCATAAACTATCTCTGTATCCTCCTTTTTGAATCCCAACTGCTCAAACGCATGAACTACCGGTTGATAATTACATGAAAAGGCATAAACCTTCTTTATTCCACTTTCTTTGCAGAACGTCTTCAAAAACTTCAACATATCAACCGCACTTTCAAAGTTTCCGTCGATGTAGCATATCTGAATTGAATTTTCCCGCCAAGCACGACTGGTTTCATCGTCAATTAAAGTTAAACCAAGAACTTCG is a genomic window containing:
- a CDS encoding NTPase, encoding MKRVFFVTGRPGVGKTTVLLRVVEDLKAKNYIVGGMLSREARKGGSRVGFEILDLTTGRKGWLAHVNQPVGPKVGKYRVNLEDLNSVGVKAILEALRKADVITIDEIGPMELYSQAFIEAVKNALESNKPVIGTVHSRARHQLINYLKNREDSEIFEVTLENRSTLHKLITERILIVLRGKAESEG
- a CDS encoding tRNA (guanine(10)-N(2))-dimethyltransferase, which produces MTRETVKLSFDFPTVWINEGKVRVLVPKLEAFVEKPGDYAPSKAPVFYNPVMEMNRDFAVIALQVYQKEVGRGLHVCEPLAGCGVRGIRFAVEVEGVERVILNDINPKAFELIKFNVKENRLEDKVIVQNVDANFLLSSYAAPKKRFDYIDIDPFGSPAPYIDSSVRALRSGGLLALTSTDLAPLCGVHPKACIRKYGARPLRTEYCQELAVRILLGSLAKTAAKHDVGIKPVFSYYANHYVRVYARMFHGARKADKSLKEVGYVYHCFKCFHRETAKGLFNLEKKKCPKCGEKMSVAGSLWIGKLVDKEYCEKLVEELSKRRELKNGKRMRKILNLIIEEVDGPPTYFDVGEISDKFGCLTPSPRKVVAKLHKERFFASLTHFKSTGIRTDAPSERVIEIIKELG
- the rnhB gene encoding ribonuclease HII, yielding MLVAGVDDAGRGSVLGPLVIAGVLMRKEDLQKLVNLRVKDSKLLSPKRREKLAEEIKRTALKWHVIKLSPSEIDRVVNFGRKLHKLNRLEAHAMAKVIEELRPDIAYVDASDTLAERFKQHILERLKFKVNIISEHKADKKYPIVSAASIIAKVERDKAIEKIKREYGEVGCGYITDPKTVEFLEKCIKKYGAYPDFVRKSWKPAKRLKSEAKSKQEKLF
- a CDS encoding transcriptional regulator; protein product: MSRKEILEEAESILEKAGFNISNRCCSRPSCFDFAARKENLLTFVKVHVNIGSASLKDASELLVITENFNAAPLLIGEKNRDKPLEDDTVYSRYNIYAVNAKTLRDVVLNGLHPLVEAGPGGYYVQINGELIRQRRQKLGLSIGKLAEMIGVSRRTLYGYENEMAKASVSTAYALEWILGAPVVEPINIFKPPTGKKSFLAAAKRIISEHCFLKKIFKKFTQFNFKITQVKRAPFDFIASVPRENMKILGGVSLGKETRIERRAEEIISVSKVADAQPIFITGDNNSLSNKIPAFNPKELEKIENPDDFLSVL